A window from Candidatus Nitrospira neomarina encodes these proteins:
- a CDS encoding DsbA family protein has product MNRQIQEIEKPENSPEGTSGLVRGLIGLLVCVGLLTINPGPGRAVVEEDVRALREDMEQVKKDLAEIKNILQSATKRQRPEKSTGAVGVTGGAVLGEVDAPVTIVEFSDYQCPFCRRYSLTVFPVLKREYIDTGKVRYVFRDFPLTSIHPQAEKAHESAHCAGESNKYWEMHDLLFEKQNDLMVPSLKQYAGELGLDSTTFEECLDSGKYQVAIQKDVDDGGAAGIRGTPSFFVGKSGSGDSITGTIIRGAQPLAKFQTIIDQLLSDASDAGVSPESDDSPPARLP; this is encoded by the coding sequence ATGAATCGACAAATTCAGGAAATTGAGAAACCGGAGAACAGCCCTGAAGGAACTAGCGGACTCGTCCGGGGACTGATCGGCCTGCTGGTGTGTGTCGGGTTGCTCACGATCAACCCTGGACCGGGTCGGGCCGTCGTTGAAGAAGATGTCCGGGCCCTTCGTGAGGATATGGAGCAGGTGAAAAAGGATCTTGCGGAAATTAAGAACATCCTTCAGAGTGCGACAAAACGGCAAAGACCGGAGAAAAGTACAGGCGCTGTGGGTGTGACCGGGGGTGCGGTGCTGGGGGAAGTCGATGCCCCTGTCACGATCGTGGAATTCTCAGACTATCAATGCCCTTTTTGTCGACGGTATTCATTAACGGTGTTTCCTGTACTTAAACGTGAGTATATCGATACGGGAAAAGTTCGGTATGTTTTCAGAGATTTTCCTTTGACCAGTATTCATCCACAGGCAGAAAAGGCCCATGAAAGCGCGCACTGCGCCGGGGAATCCAATAAATACTGGGAAATGCATGATCTGTTGTTTGAAAAGCAGAATGATCTCATGGTTCCCTCGTTGAAACAATATGCCGGGGAACTCGGACTGGATTCCACGACGTTCGAGGAATGCTTAGATAGCGGGAAATATCAGGTGGCTATTCAGAAGGACGTTGATGATGGCGGAGCTGCGGGAATTAGAGGAACTCCATCATTTTTTGTCGGGAAAAGTGGTTCAGGAGATTCTATAACCGGTACGATTATCCGTGGAGCTCAACCACTGGCGAAATTTCAAACCATCATTGATCAGCTCCTGAGTGATGCGTCGGACGCTGGTGTCTCCCCTGAATCCGATGACAGTCCACCCGCCCGGCTACCGTAA
- a CDS encoding Rqc2 family fibronectin-binding protein: MALSLSECEFIVRELRKALVGGFVQKIHQPRNLTLTLDIRAQGQTSHLLVCVEPRFARLHLTSQKFENPPTPPPFCAFLRSHVEGGRIAEISQEPGDRIVFITIAKVEQMSVLVIALTGNQANVHVLNEKKLVLRSLRDSRVKMGERYTPPTLRPGPSQEALSPSAMEGRNSPDQIVNTQDGKVGEPLSGAPTQGPDTFGEMFPVSAELEARYRQREEEEGRDTILEQQLIQARKALKHAKRKIQALQEDFKKTERFREYARYGELLKGHLHEINKGQETITMVDYYDPALPTLTLPLDPAKDAVWNMEDYFRKYHKYIGAQEHLQPRVDEAHKEVARLEGKLAQLEQGIVDPEGLPKTKNKTDSSIPQGTRVSKGRPVPAQGYRTYTSADGLPILVGKTAKDNDHLTLKVANPDDLWLHARGTPGSHVVVRLEKGATVPPETLKDAATLTLWFSDLRKSGKGEVIYTLRKFVRKGKGFKPGSVTVEREKSLWIELQEDRLNRLKGGTN, encoded by the coding sequence ATGGCCCTTTCTCTTTCTGAATGTGAGTTCATTGTCAGGGAATTACGCAAGGCTCTGGTCGGTGGGTTTGTCCAGAAAATCCATCAACCCCGGAACTTGACCTTAACCCTCGATATTCGCGCCCAGGGACAGACAAGCCACTTACTTGTCTGCGTGGAGCCCCGGTTCGCCCGTCTGCATCTCACTTCTCAGAAGTTTGAGAATCCGCCGACTCCCCCACCCTTTTGTGCCTTTCTACGTTCTCATGTGGAGGGTGGACGCATTGCCGAGATCAGCCAAGAACCGGGAGACCGGATTGTGTTTATCACCATAGCAAAAGTCGAACAGATGTCTGTTTTGGTGATTGCGTTGACCGGCAATCAGGCGAATGTGCATGTCCTCAATGAAAAAAAACTGGTCTTGAGATCCTTACGGGATTCCCGTGTGAAGATGGGAGAGCGGTATACGCCCCCAACGTTGAGGCCGGGGCCCTCCCAGGAGGCCCTCTCTCCTTCCGCAATGGAGGGTCGCAACTCTCCGGACCAGATTGTTAACACCCAGGATGGGAAAGTCGGTGAACCGCTTTCTGGAGCCCCCACTCAAGGACCAGATACCTTTGGCGAAATGTTTCCGGTTTCGGCGGAACTGGAAGCCCGATATAGGCAGCGAGAAGAGGAAGAAGGCCGGGATACCATCCTTGAGCAGCAACTGATTCAGGCTCGGAAGGCGTTGAAACATGCCAAACGAAAAATTCAGGCGTTACAAGAAGATTTCAAAAAGACAGAGCGGTTCCGGGAATATGCCCGGTATGGCGAACTATTGAAAGGTCATCTCCATGAGATCAACAAGGGACAAGAGACCATCACCATGGTTGACTATTATGATCCGGCCCTGCCTACCCTGACGCTCCCTCTTGACCCTGCTAAAGATGCGGTGTGGAATATGGAAGATTACTTTCGGAAATATCATAAATATATCGGGGCTCAGGAACATCTCCAACCCCGTGTGGACGAGGCCCACAAAGAGGTGGCCCGATTGGAGGGAAAATTGGCTCAGTTGGAACAAGGGATTGTGGATCCTGAGGGGTTACCAAAAACGAAGAACAAAACAGATTCCTCGATTCCTCAGGGAACGCGGGTATCCAAAGGCCGACCGGTTCCAGCCCAGGGCTACCGGACCTATACCTCTGCCGATGGGCTTCCAATTTTAGTCGGAAAAACGGCGAAGGATAATGATCATCTGACATTGAAGGTCGCCAATCCGGATGATCTTTGGCTTCATGCTCGTGGGACACCCGGTTCGCACGTGGTCGTCCGCTTGGAGAAGGGCGCCACGGTGCCTCCAGAGACATTAAAGGATGCGGCGACATTGACCCTGTGGTTTAGTGATTTGCGAAAGAGCGGGAAAGGTGAAGTGATTTATACGTTGCGGAAATTCGTCAGGAAAGGCAAAGGCTTCAAACCCGGTTCTGTCACGGTGGAAAGAGAGAAGTCACTCTGGATTGAATTACAAGAAGATCGATTGAACCGGTTGAAAGGCGGCACCAACTAG
- a CDS encoding class I SAM-dependent methyltransferase, whose product MTSPEYDSLQPASMSQLADPHLLYQKSVQSPEVDIPFLTEYFESYTNTPLRHFREDFCGTAFLSSHFVTRHLDNHALGIDLDWPTLNWGIKNNVSHLTPDQQQRLTLMNDNVLNVQHPLSQLTVAMNFSYMVFRDRPTLLQYFRNARRSLQPGGLFVLDIWGGSETQVEQEEHRDIDNPVDDGIGDFIFVWDQDVFEPSTYFCTTRIHFLFRDGSELRNAFVYDWRLWTIPEVTELLQEAGFEDVHFLWEGLNAEANEGTGTYHRVEKGDSDPSWIAYMVGKNPE is encoded by the coding sequence ATGACTTCTCCTGAATATGACTCTCTACAACCAGCTTCCATGTCTCAGTTGGCCGACCCTCATCTTCTTTACCAAAAGAGCGTGCAAAGCCCTGAAGTGGATATACCGTTCCTCACCGAATATTTCGAGAGCTATACCAACACTCCGCTCCGCCATTTTCGGGAAGATTTCTGCGGAACCGCTTTTTTATCCTCCCATTTCGTAACCCGGCATCTCGACAATCATGCTCTGGGCATTGACCTGGATTGGCCTACGCTGAATTGGGGTATCAAAAATAATGTTTCTCATCTGACTCCCGACCAACAACAGCGGCTCACATTAATGAATGACAATGTCTTGAACGTCCAACACCCTCTCTCACAACTCACCGTCGCCATGAATTTTAGTTATATGGTGTTCCGTGATCGTCCGACCCTTTTGCAATATTTCAGGAATGCCAGGCGGTCGCTTCAGCCTGGCGGGTTGTTTGTGCTGGATATCTGGGGGGGCAGCGAAACGCAGGTTGAGCAGGAGGAGCATCGAGACATCGACAATCCCGTTGACGACGGCATTGGCGATTTCATTTTCGTGTGGGATCAGGATGTCTTTGAACCCTCCACATATTTTTGTACCACACGGATTCATTTTCTTTTCCGCGATGGTAGCGAGCTTCGTAATGCCTTTGTCTATGATTGGCGCTTGTGGACGATTCCCGAAGTCACGGAACTCCTGCAAGAGGCCGGTTTTGAAGACGTGCACTTTCTCTGGGAAGGCCTCAATGCAGAAGCGAATGAAGGGACCGGCACCTATCATCGCGTCGAGAAAGGTGATTCCGACCCATCATGGATTGCCTATATGGTCGGAAAAAATCCAGAATAA
- a CDS encoding sulfite exporter TauE/SafE family protein — protein sequence MDGTSLAIIASGVLVGMGASFTGLGGGFLMVPLLLFLGFTAQKAVGTSFVGILVIAVSALIAHGRMANVDYKYGLLLGLGGVIGAQIGARLVEGLPTELFKKIFAVMLIGLAIYLFVKK from the coding sequence ATGGATGGTACATCGTTAGCTATTATTGCGAGCGGAGTCTTGGTGGGTATGGGTGCCTCCTTCACCGGGCTCGGAGGCGGATTTTTGATGGTCCCCCTGCTCTTATTTCTCGGCTTCACGGCACAAAAAGCCGTCGGCACCTCATTTGTCGGAATCCTGGTGATTGCGGTCTCGGCCTTGATTGCCCACGGGAGGATGGCCAACGTGGATTACAAATATGGCCTTCTGCTCGGTCTGGGCGGAGTCATCGGGGCACAAATCGGTGCGCGCCTTGTTGAAGGTCTTCCCACTGAACTGTTCAAAAAAATCTTCGCGGTCATGCTCATTGGCCTGGCGATATATCTCTTTGTGAAAAAATAG
- a CDS encoding cation:proton antiporter domain-containing protein — protein sequence MIEPIFLQSLFLLGTAVVVVVVFHRLHIPSPLAYLLVGVLLGSYTPGPVIEAQPVRALAEFGIVFLLFTIGLNFSMPQIHALRHQLLGLGTGQVLLTTIAVGLLAWLVDLPIAAAFVVGAVFAQSSTTIISKQLIEQGEEHSRHGRLGIAMSVFQDVTAVPFVVVIPVLAMANTEIVVLAGSLGMAFAKAALAFGLVFLAGRWVMRPLFYLVAELRSTEVFTLTVLFVSLVSAWTTSSLGLSMAFGAFLAGMMLGETEFRHQVESTIRPFRDVLLGLFFIGIGMLVDPSSIPGIWHWALMGAMVLLLIKAALVALMVRLSGMDTLTAWRTGWLLAVGGEFGFALLSIALDVGVIQANIGQIVLTSVLFSMIVAPFLIRYNQVLARWCAPRPAREGKDAVPQVSIDSLGPLRDHVIICGYGRIGQSVAHLLEEEHIPYVALDLDSSRVKDANIAGEGVFYGDASERTILEGVGVGTARLVVIAHADVASAHKTLHHLRALRPDLPIMVRTRDETHVDELRAAGATEVVPETLEAGLMIAAHALVLLNVPISRVARRMREQRNGRYHLLREFFLGDSLLAYTRQEHNVDRLRPVVLPPDSSFVGHTLNQLNLNGVAIAALVREGQRQLMPSGETRLEAWDVVVLFGSPDDLQRAERALLG from the coding sequence ATGATTGAGCCGATTTTTCTCCAGTCTCTCTTTTTACTGGGAACAGCCGTCGTCGTGGTGGTTGTATTCCACAGACTTCATATCCCCTCACCACTTGCCTATCTGCTCGTTGGCGTGTTGCTTGGTTCCTACACCCCGGGGCCGGTCATAGAGGCCCAACCGGTTCGCGCTTTGGCAGAATTCGGAATTGTCTTCTTATTGTTTACGATCGGCCTGAATTTTTCGATGCCGCAAATCCATGCCTTGCGTCATCAGTTACTGGGTCTGGGAACGGGGCAGGTCCTGCTCACGACGATCGCTGTGGGTCTCCTGGCTTGGCTCGTGGACTTGCCCATTGCCGCAGCCTTTGTCGTGGGAGCGGTGTTCGCGCAGTCCTCCACAACGATTATCAGCAAGCAACTCATCGAACAGGGAGAGGAGCATAGTCGGCACGGACGATTGGGAATCGCCATGTCCGTGTTTCAGGATGTGACAGCCGTCCCATTCGTGGTCGTCATCCCTGTGCTCGCTATGGCTAATACGGAGATTGTGGTTCTGGCTGGTTCACTCGGGATGGCGTTTGCGAAGGCAGCCCTGGCGTTCGGACTGGTCTTCCTGGCCGGACGATGGGTGATGCGTCCCTTATTTTATCTGGTTGCAGAGCTTCGCTCTACGGAAGTGTTCACGCTGACAGTTCTGTTTGTGTCATTGGTTTCGGCATGGACTACGAGTAGTCTTGGCCTGTCTATGGCTTTCGGGGCCTTCCTGGCAGGGATGATGCTGGGTGAGACCGAATTCCGACATCAGGTGGAATCTACCATTCGCCCCTTCCGCGATGTGTTGCTTGGGCTGTTCTTTATCGGGATCGGCATGCTGGTCGACCCGTCGTCAATTCCGGGCATTTGGCATTGGGCATTAATGGGCGCCATGGTCTTGTTGCTCATCAAGGCAGCCCTGGTGGCGCTGATGGTACGATTATCGGGTATGGACACCTTGACTGCCTGGCGGACCGGATGGCTGTTGGCGGTGGGAGGTGAGTTCGGGTTCGCTCTGCTCTCCATTGCACTGGATGTGGGCGTGATCCAGGCAAATATCGGTCAGATTGTGCTGACCTCTGTGCTATTTTCTATGATCGTTGCCCCCTTTCTCATTCGGTACAATCAGGTGCTTGCCCGCTGGTGCGCACCTCGTCCGGCCCGGGAGGGGAAGGATGCAGTGCCCCAAGTGAGTATCGATTCCCTCGGGCCTCTTCGGGATCATGTCATTATTTGCGGGTATGGGCGCATCGGTCAGAGTGTGGCCCACCTTCTGGAAGAAGAACACATTCCTTATGTGGCATTGGATTTGGATTCGTCCAGAGTCAAGGACGCGAATATCGCCGGCGAGGGGGTGTTTTACGGGGATGCTTCGGAACGCACCATTCTTGAAGGGGTTGGTGTCGGCACGGCCCGGCTGGTCGTGATCGCTCATGCCGATGTGGCCTCCGCTCATAAAACGCTGCATCACCTTCGCGCCTTACGTCCGGATCTTCCGATCATGGTCCGCACTCGGGATGAAACCCATGTCGATGAATTGCGTGCGGCTGGTGCGACGGAGGTGGTGCCGGAGACACTGGAAGCGGGTCTCATGATCGCTGCACATGCCTTGGTGTTGTTGAATGTGCCTATTTCCCGTGTGGCGCGCCGTATGCGGGAACAGCGAAATGGGCGGTATCACTTATTACGTGAGTTTTTTCTGGGCGATAGTCTGTTGGCCTACACGAGGCAGGAACACAACGTCGACCGCCTTCGCCCTGTGGTTCTGCCGCCGGACAGTTCTTTTGTGGGACACACATTAAATCAACTGAATCTCAACGGCGTCGCGATTGCCGCTTTGGTCCGGGAAGGGCAACGGCAACTTATGCCGTCAGGTGAGACCAGACTGGAGGCATGGGATGTCGTGGTATTATTCGGCTCGCCTGATGATCTACAACGCGCTGAACGCGCCCTGCTCGGATAA
- the wrbA gene encoding NAD(P)H:quinone oxidoreductase: MKVLIVYYSMYGHIYQLAQAVEQGVRQVKDINVELRRVPETLPDNVLEKMGAIDAQKQQTHIPICTVDELGEAGAIIFGTPTRFGNMCGQMRQFLDGTGKLWMSGALVGKVGSVFASSNSQHGGQESTILSFHTTLLHHGMIIVGLPYTFQGQMTMDEISGGSPYGAATIAGGDGSRFPSENELAGARFQGEHVATIARKLSA; this comes from the coding sequence ATGAAAGTGTTAATCGTGTACTATTCGATGTATGGGCATATCTATCAATTGGCACAGGCGGTTGAACAAGGAGTCCGACAGGTCAAAGACATTAATGTTGAGTTACGACGTGTTCCTGAAACCTTACCTGACAATGTGTTGGAGAAAATGGGGGCGATCGATGCGCAGAAGCAGCAGACTCATATACCAATCTGCACAGTTGATGAATTAGGGGAAGCTGGTGCGATTATCTTTGGTACTCCAACCCGATTTGGCAACATGTGCGGACAAATGCGACAGTTTCTGGATGGCACAGGAAAGCTATGGATGAGTGGGGCTTTGGTTGGAAAGGTGGGAAGCGTCTTTGCCAGTTCCAACTCACAGCATGGCGGACAGGAATCGACCATTCTCAGTTTCCACACGACCCTATTACACCACGGTATGATCATTGTGGGCTTGCCCTATACTTTTCAGGGGCAGATGACCATGGATGAGATTAGTGGAGGTTCTCCCTATGGAGCCGCGACAATTGCCGGTGGTGATGGGAGTCGTTTTCCAAGTGAAAACGAGCTAGCTGGCGCACGCTTCCAGGGTGAGCATGTCGCCACAATCGCCAGAAAGCTATCGGCCTGA
- a CDS encoding two-partner secretion domain-containing protein, which yields MSVGTFMFVVVSLAQAQTPPITSSGLNTQVSAPRHLPGGAVQHDITGGTRPGGGGNLFHSFGEFGVPTDNIANFMNDSGLPTSNILSRVTGGNPSNIFGTIQTKGFGNANLFLMNPAGIVFGPNAALNVGGATHFTTADYVRLADGAQFTALPGAQDSLLSIAPIAAFGFLGPNPAGISVEGSTLSVSEGQTLSLVGGDITIGRSSLTAPGGQIALASVGSPGEILANTLDRTSNIHGQTMGSDGTIRISDQSGMDVGGEHGGRVLIRGGRLVLDHDSQIRANTLGAQKGGHVDIKVSENVQVAGTGGQTNTPSGIFARTEGSGKGGTITIRAKTLELTDGGHISVSTRGEGDAGTIMVTAPDGDITLSGGDKRLTNFSPGEEAVSGLFANTVGTGRAGTITVQTGNLTIREGARISTGTVGRGSGDAGKIFIAASGNILLSGTHANDIASSGLFAGASELTFPGNGLLGSGGTINITGQTVRILDGAKIDVASMGQEQPDMHMLDNAPSAGTVNIKAATLNLTGAEMDGKVIDIIPSEMTASATGPASAGHILLEADNITIEDGGMVTAETASMTRIEKTGSIQIHAEENLVISGTAVRTEFPPNLLPQNTLNPRTVVQSALRAQTKGVNRGGDIQISAENLLVAGGGLISNAALNGAGAGGKIHLDVGETIRLSGAYEKVDKNRTIFRSEISSGTEGPGHGGDITITAKNIEMLDGAWISSRTRGRGSGNAGRVSISAEEHVSLSGFMSVHDPEINNTSKTQEISSRIIARAEEHDNRLADLPLGNAGDISITAKTVVMKDGAEIIAPSSSGRVIPITEAIEKIVANMPKGQRPRAGDITVKADTIILSGARIVGGSGKFGWAPTTIRAGVIGPAGTGNVSLTANTIVIRDGADVTAESQSGTPGVQRGNVTITAHDSLTISGYLMRTEFPKNPIGSDPFPEANGRTIRPTSIGTRTHGINQAGDIIISAKNLTIANGAQINNGTTNLQPENAGPGGKILLTADKLIMSGMVPFPDAIGRPLPSKISSSTDGAGDAGQIEVVSKTIEIKSGGQISVSSIPREDAIDAGAGGNIQVVATESFLAKGVGILEGTRVVRSGTFSSTEGPGLGGDLRITAPVIKLKDGAAISASTTGTGNAGDIFITASDSILLDKASVTTEAGSAVGGNIKLTADNRIDVTNSQVTSRVQEGSGSAGSINFDPDFIVLKNSQVLSTAVAGSGGDITLTANLAIVMDPFTFLDARSQFGGSGRVNIESPVQFLSSTIMPLPQNLVPVTTLYGTKCVAEQGRFSSFVNTKADTIAPTPGTLLASPLLPFASHSGALNPIDRHVGSNNQTPTVPFHVATYAPPVLFSQTTGQRATCRP from the coding sequence TTGTCCGTTGGGACCTTCATGTTTGTGGTGGTAAGTCTGGCTCAGGCTCAAACACCACCCATTACTTCATCCGGACTCAATACTCAGGTCAGTGCGCCGAGGCATCTTCCCGGCGGAGCGGTTCAACATGATATTACCGGTGGAACAAGGCCGGGTGGCGGAGGCAATCTCTTCCATAGCTTTGGGGAGTTTGGTGTTCCCACCGACAATATTGCCAACTTCATGAACGATTCGGGACTTCCGACTTCAAACATCCTGAGTCGCGTCACCGGCGGCAATCCTTCCAATATTTTTGGAACCATTCAGACCAAAGGCTTCGGCAATGCCAATCTCTTTTTGATGAATCCCGCGGGAATAGTCTTCGGCCCCAATGCTGCCTTGAATGTGGGCGGGGCCACCCATTTTACGACCGCTGATTATGTGCGACTGGCAGATGGGGCACAGTTCACCGCATTGCCCGGTGCACAGGATTCTCTTCTTAGCATTGCTCCGATTGCGGCCTTTGGATTTCTCGGTCCGAATCCAGCCGGCATTTCTGTTGAAGGCAGTACGTTGTCGGTTTCGGAAGGCCAAACGCTTTCGCTCGTAGGCGGTGACATCACCATTGGCCGTAGCAGTCTCACTGCACCAGGAGGGCAGATTGCCCTGGCGAGTGTCGGCTCGCCGGGAGAAATTCTGGCGAACACGTTGGACCGGACTTCCAATATTCATGGGCAAACCATGGGGTCGGATGGCACCATCCGGATCTCGGACCAGTCTGGCATGGATGTCGGCGGAGAACATGGTGGCAGGGTGTTGATTCGGGGCGGTCGATTGGTCCTCGATCACGATTCCCAAATCCGTGCCAATACGCTGGGGGCGCAAAAAGGTGGCCATGTCGATATTAAGGTAAGCGAAAATGTCCAGGTAGCGGGTACAGGCGGGCAAACAAACACCCCGAGCGGGATATTTGCCAGGACAGAAGGCTCCGGGAAGGGGGGAACGATTACGATCAGGGCAAAAACATTGGAGTTGACCGATGGCGGACACATATCAGTGAGCACCCGAGGCGAAGGTGATGCGGGAACCATCATGGTCACTGCCCCTGATGGCGACATCACCCTATCCGGGGGTGATAAACGTTTAACTAATTTTTCGCCCGGGGAAGAGGCCGTTAGCGGCTTGTTTGCCAACACGGTGGGAACAGGTCGGGCGGGTACCATCACGGTACAGACCGGGAATCTCACCATACGTGAGGGGGCTCGCATTTCAACCGGCACCGTTGGACGAGGCAGCGGCGATGCCGGAAAAATCTTTATTGCGGCTTCAGGAAACATTCTTCTTTCAGGCACACATGCCAATGACATCGCTTCATCAGGCCTCTTTGCGGGTGCCAGTGAATTGACTTTTCCGGGGAATGGACTCCTGGGTTCCGGCGGAACGATCAATATTACCGGTCAAACTGTCCGAATCTTGGATGGGGCGAAAATAGATGTCGCGTCAATGGGACAGGAGCAACCGGACATGCACATGCTCGATAATGCTCCATCTGCCGGGACCGTGAACATTAAGGCGGCTACGCTAAACCTTACTGGAGCCGAAATGGACGGAAAGGTCATCGACATTATTCCAAGTGAAATGACAGCCAGCGCGACTGGCCCGGCTTCGGCGGGGCACATTCTGTTGGAAGCAGACAATATCACGATTGAAGATGGAGGTATGGTCACGGCGGAAACGGCATCTATGACTAGAATAGAAAAAACCGGCAGCATCCAGATACATGCAGAAGAAAATCTTGTCATCTCGGGAACCGCGGTTCGAACGGAGTTTCCACCGAATCTTCTTCCACAAAACACCCTTAACCCCCGAACCGTCGTTCAGAGTGCACTTCGTGCTCAGACAAAAGGCGTGAATCGCGGAGGCGATATTCAAATCAGTGCAGAAAACCTATTGGTTGCCGGCGGAGGCCTCATCTCCAATGCGGCTCTAAATGGAGCGGGAGCTGGTGGGAAAATACACCTTGACGTGGGAGAGACGATTCGATTGTCAGGTGCGTACGAAAAAGTGGACAAGAACAGGACAATTTTTAGAAGTGAGATTTCTAGTGGTACAGAGGGTCCCGGTCATGGTGGTGACATTACCATCACGGCCAAAAATATTGAAATGCTGGATGGTGCCTGGATTTCATCAAGAACCAGAGGCCGGGGAAGTGGTAATGCCGGCCGGGTAAGTATCAGTGCCGAAGAACATGTTTCTCTCTCGGGATTCATGAGCGTGCATGATCCAGAAATCAATAACACCAGCAAGACCCAGGAAATATCAAGTCGAATTATTGCTCGCGCAGAGGAACACGACAATCGGCTAGCGGATCTACCTCTTGGTAATGCCGGCGATATTTCGATTACAGCTAAAACTGTTGTGATGAAAGATGGGGCGGAAATCATAGCCCCGTCATCCTCCGGAAGAGTGATACCCATAACGGAGGCCATAGAAAAGATAGTGGCCAACATGCCAAAGGGACAGCGCCCGCGTGCAGGAGATATCACTGTTAAAGCTGACACCATAATCCTATCAGGCGCACGAATAGTTGGGGGATCAGGAAAATTCGGTTGGGCTCCAACCACTATCCGCGCTGGAGTAATCGGACCGGCAGGAACCGGAAATGTTTCGCTGACAGCCAATACTATTGTGATCCGTGATGGAGCCGATGTCACCGCTGAATCTCAATCCGGTACGCCGGGGGTTCAGCGGGGGAACGTGACGATTACGGCCCATGACAGTTTAACGATTTCCGGATACCTTATGCGTACTGAATTCCCGAAAAATCCAATCGGATCGGATCCCTTTCCCGAAGCAAATGGGCGGACGATTAGACCAACCAGCATTGGAACCAGAACCCACGGAATCAATCAGGCTGGAGATATTATTATTTCGGCCAAAAATCTGACAATTGCTAATGGGGCGCAAATCAACAATGGCACGACAAATCTTCAGCCTGAGAATGCAGGGCCGGGCGGAAAAATTCTTCTCACAGCAGATAAGCTCATCATGTCGGGCATGGTCCCCTTCCCGGATGCCATCGGAAGACCCCTGCCAAGTAAGATTTCAAGCAGTACTGATGGGGCGGGTGACGCTGGGCAAATTGAGGTTGTTTCGAAAACGATAGAAATAAAGAGCGGAGGGCAGATTTCCGTCAGCAGTATCCCTCGCGAGGATGCGATTGACGCGGGAGCAGGAGGCAATATTCAGGTAGTGGCGACGGAAAGTTTTCTGGCAAAAGGAGTAGGAATTCTTGAGGGAACACGAGTTGTCCGAAGTGGAACCTTTAGTAGCACGGAAGGACCTGGATTAGGAGGGGATCTACGGATTACTGCCCCCGTGATCAAATTGAAAGATGGAGCCGCTATTAGTGCATCCACAACCGGCACGGGAAATGCCGGAGATATTTTTATTACGGCCAGTGATTCCATCCTGCTTGACAAGGCCTCTGTGACAACAGAAGCGGGGTCGGCGGTGGGTGGAAATATCAAACTCACGGCAGATAACCGCATTGATGTGACCAATAGTCAGGTGACCAGCCGGGTTCAGGAAGGATCCGGGTCGGCCGGAAGTATCAATTTCGACCCGGATTTTATCGTACTAAAAAATAGTCAGGTTTTGAGTACCGCCGTTGCAGGATCTGGAGGTGATATCACCCTCACGGCCAATTTGGCAATTGTGATGGACCCATTCACGTTCTTGGATGCCCGTTCGCAGTTCGGGGGCAGCGGCAGGGTCAATATTGAATCCCCGGTTCAATTCCTCAGTAGTACTATTATGCCCTTGCCGCAAAATCTGGTTCCGGTGACAACCCTGTATGGGACCAAATGTGTGGCGGAGCAAGGCCGGTTTAGTTCGTTTGTAAATACCAAGGCCGACACCATCGCGCCTACTCCTGGAACCTTGTTAGCCAGTCCCCTTCTGCCGTTTGCCTCTCATTCTGGTGCCTTGAATCCGATCGATCGTCATGTAGGTTCAAACAATCAAACCCCAACTGTTCCCTTTCACGTAGCGACATATGCCCCACCGGTTCTCTTCAGCCAGACCACTGGTCAGCGTGCAACCTGCCGTCCGTAA
- a CDS encoding cupredoxin domain-containing protein: MNEPIRMEHFPPYYYPHEAVVWAGVPIQWINATASPHTVQHDDCGTEKPCLFDSGKVAPGKTYTLPGLPPGRYSYHCQIHPIMGGTLIVEDTKGRDVSPR; the protein is encoded by the coding sequence GTGAATGAGCCGATCCGGATGGAACATTTCCCTCCCTATTATTATCCTCATGAAGCTGTCGTCTGGGCCGGTGTTCCCATTCAATGGATTAATGCGACCGCGTCTCCTCATACCGTCCAGCATGATGATTGTGGAACAGAGAAACCGTGTCTGTTCGATTCCGGGAAAGTCGCACCCGGAAAGACGTACACTCTTCCAGGGCTGCCCCCTGGACGCTATTCATACCACTGTCAAATTCATCCGATTATGGGCGGAACGTTAATCGTCGAGGATACGAAAGGCCGAGATGTTTCACCGCGATAA